The Lagopus muta isolate bLagMut1 chromosome 4, bLagMut1 primary, whole genome shotgun sequence genome has a window encoding:
- the LOC125692413 gene encoding glycerol-3-phosphate acyltransferase 3 isoform X3 yields the protein MWATIRIEKGVKKPQPQMLKIPAANGIIERNETPMEKEIAGLHRMEFQFSDIFYFCRKGFEAIVEDEVTQRFSSEELVSWNLLTRTNVNFHYVSLRLTVVWVIGVIVRYCFLLPLRFTLAAIGITSMIVGTTVVGQFPNSSLKNYLSEVVHLTCSRILVRALSGTIHYHNKENKPQKGGICVANHTSPIDAIILTNDGCYAMVGQVHGGLMGVIQRATVKACPHVWFERSEIKDRHLVTKRLREHVADKNKLPILIFPEGTCINNTSVMMFKKGSFEIGGTIYPVAIKYDPQFGDAFWNSSKHNIISYLLRIMTSWAIVCHVWYMPPMVRKDGEDAVQFANRVRSAIARQGGLTELPWDGGLKRAKVKDSFKEEQQKNYSKMLVRNGSQRSLSAGTESD from the exons tGGGCCACTATACGGATTGAAAAAGGTGTCAAAAAGCCACAACCACAGATGCTGAAGATTCCTGCTGCTAATG GTAtcattgaaagaaatgaaactcCTATGGAGAAAGAAATTGCGGGTCTACATCGAATGGAGTTCCAATTCTCCGACATAttctatttctgcagaaaagggTTTGAGGCCATTGTGGAAGATGAAGTCACTCAGAGGTTTTCCTCTGAAGAGCTGGTCTCCTGGAATCTCCTCACAAGGACTAACGTCAACTTCCACTATGTCAGCCTGAGGCTTACTGTTGTGTGGGTCATTGGAGTTATAGTGCGGTACTGCTTCCTTCTGCCACTCCG CTTTACTCTCGCTGCCATTGGGATTACCTCAATGATTGTGGGGACAACAGTGGTAGGACAGTTTCCAAACAGCAG tctgaaaaactATCTGAGTGAAGTGGTGCACCTCACATGCTCCCGGATCCTTGTGAGAGCTCTGTCTGGAACTATCCATTACCATAACAA GGAGAACAAACCTCAGAAAGGAGGCATTTGCGTTGCTAACCACACGTCACCGATAGATGCGATCATTCTGACCAACGATGGATGCTATGCAATG GTTGGCCAGGTTCATGGTGGATTGATGGGAGTTATTCAAAGAGCCACCGTGAAGGCCTGTCCTCATGTCTGGTTTGAGCGCTCGGAAATTAAAGACCGCCATCTAGTGACAAAAAG ACTCAGGGAACATGTGGCAGATAAGAACAAGCTTCCAATCTTAATTTTCCCAGAAG GCACCTGTATAAACAATACATCCGTGATGATGTTCAAGAAGGGCAGCTTTGAAATAGGAGGGACAATCTATCCTGTTGCAATCAAG TATGATCCTCAGTTTGGAGATGCGTTCTGgaacagcagcaaacacaacATTATCAGCTACCTGCTGCGAATAATGACCAGCTGGGCCATTGTTTGCCACGTGTGGTACATGCCACCAATGGTTAGAAAG GATGGAGAAGACGCTGTTCAGTTTGCCAACCGAGTAAGGTCAGCCATTGCTCGCCAAGGGGGACTGACTGAACTTCCTTG ggatggaggtCTGAAACGAGCAAAAGTCAAAGATAGTTTCAaggaagaacaacagaaaaactacAGCAAGATGTTAGTGAGAAATGGATCACAAAG
- the LOC125692413 gene encoding glycerol-3-phosphate acyltransferase 3 isoform X2, translating to MRWATIRIEKGVKKPQPQMLKIPAANGIIERNETPMEKEIAGLHRMEFQFSDIFYFCRKGFEAIVEDEVTQRFSSEELVSWNLLTRTNVNFHYVSLRLTVVWVIGVIVRYCFLLPLRFTLAAIGITSMIVGTTVVGQFPNSSLKNYLSEVVHLTCSRILVRALSGTIHYHNKENKPQKGGICVANHTSPIDAIILTNDGCYAMVGQVHGGLMGVIQRATVKACPHVWFERSEIKDRHLVTKRLREHVADKNKLPILIFPEGTCINNTSVMMFKKGSFEIGGTIYPVAIKYDPQFGDAFWNSSKHNIISYLLRIMTSWAIVCHVWYMPPMVRKDGEDAVQFANRVRSAIARQGGLTELPWDGGLKRAKVKDSFKEEQQKNYSKMLVRNGSQRSLSAGTESD from the exons tGGGCCACTATACGGATTGAAAAAGGTGTCAAAAAGCCACAACCACAGATGCTGAAGATTCCTGCTGCTAATG GTAtcattgaaagaaatgaaactcCTATGGAGAAAGAAATTGCGGGTCTACATCGAATGGAGTTCCAATTCTCCGACATAttctatttctgcagaaaagggTTTGAGGCCATTGTGGAAGATGAAGTCACTCAGAGGTTTTCCTCTGAAGAGCTGGTCTCCTGGAATCTCCTCACAAGGACTAACGTCAACTTCCACTATGTCAGCCTGAGGCTTACTGTTGTGTGGGTCATTGGAGTTATAGTGCGGTACTGCTTCCTTCTGCCACTCCG CTTTACTCTCGCTGCCATTGGGATTACCTCAATGATTGTGGGGACAACAGTGGTAGGACAGTTTCCAAACAGCAG tctgaaaaactATCTGAGTGAAGTGGTGCACCTCACATGCTCCCGGATCCTTGTGAGAGCTCTGTCTGGAACTATCCATTACCATAACAA GGAGAACAAACCTCAGAAAGGAGGCATTTGCGTTGCTAACCACACGTCACCGATAGATGCGATCATTCTGACCAACGATGGATGCTATGCAATG GTTGGCCAGGTTCATGGTGGATTGATGGGAGTTATTCAAAGAGCCACCGTGAAGGCCTGTCCTCATGTCTGGTTTGAGCGCTCGGAAATTAAAGACCGCCATCTAGTGACAAAAAG ACTCAGGGAACATGTGGCAGATAAGAACAAGCTTCCAATCTTAATTTTCCCAGAAG GCACCTGTATAAACAATACATCCGTGATGATGTTCAAGAAGGGCAGCTTTGAAATAGGAGGGACAATCTATCCTGTTGCAATCAAG TATGATCCTCAGTTTGGAGATGCGTTCTGgaacagcagcaaacacaacATTATCAGCTACCTGCTGCGAATAATGACCAGCTGGGCCATTGTTTGCCACGTGTGGTACATGCCACCAATGGTTAGAAAG GATGGAGAAGACGCTGTTCAGTTTGCCAACCGAGTAAGGTCAGCCATTGCTCGCCAAGGGGGACTGACTGAACTTCCTTG ggatggaggtCTGAAACGAGCAAAAGTCAAAGATAGTTTCAaggaagaacaacagaaaaactacAGCAAGATGTTAGTGAGAAATGGATCACAAAG
- the LOC125692413 gene encoding glycerol-3-phosphate acyltransferase 3 isoform X4 — translation MLKIPAANGIIERNETPMEKEIAGLHRMEFQFSDIFYFCRKGFEAIVEDEVTQRFSSEELVSWNLLTRTNVNFHYVSLRLTVVWVIGVIVRYCFLLPLRFTLAAIGITSMIVGTTVVGQFPNSSLKNYLSEVVHLTCSRILVRALSGTIHYHNKENKPQKGGICVANHTSPIDAIILTNDGCYAMVGQVHGGLMGVIQRATVKACPHVWFERSEIKDRHLVTKRLREHVADKNKLPILIFPEGTCINNTSVMMFKKGSFEIGGTIYPVAIKYDPQFGDAFWNSSKHNIISYLLRIMTSWAIVCHVWYMPPMVRKDGEDAVQFANRVRSAIARQGGLTELPWDGGLKRAKVKDSFKEEQQKNYSKMLVRNGSQRSLSAGTESD, via the exons ATGCTGAAGATTCCTGCTGCTAATG GTAtcattgaaagaaatgaaactcCTATGGAGAAAGAAATTGCGGGTCTACATCGAATGGAGTTCCAATTCTCCGACATAttctatttctgcagaaaagggTTTGAGGCCATTGTGGAAGATGAAGTCACTCAGAGGTTTTCCTCTGAAGAGCTGGTCTCCTGGAATCTCCTCACAAGGACTAACGTCAACTTCCACTATGTCAGCCTGAGGCTTACTGTTGTGTGGGTCATTGGAGTTATAGTGCGGTACTGCTTCCTTCTGCCACTCCG CTTTACTCTCGCTGCCATTGGGATTACCTCAATGATTGTGGGGACAACAGTGGTAGGACAGTTTCCAAACAGCAG tctgaaaaactATCTGAGTGAAGTGGTGCACCTCACATGCTCCCGGATCCTTGTGAGAGCTCTGTCTGGAACTATCCATTACCATAACAA GGAGAACAAACCTCAGAAAGGAGGCATTTGCGTTGCTAACCACACGTCACCGATAGATGCGATCATTCTGACCAACGATGGATGCTATGCAATG GTTGGCCAGGTTCATGGTGGATTGATGGGAGTTATTCAAAGAGCCACCGTGAAGGCCTGTCCTCATGTCTGGTTTGAGCGCTCGGAAATTAAAGACCGCCATCTAGTGACAAAAAG ACTCAGGGAACATGTGGCAGATAAGAACAAGCTTCCAATCTTAATTTTCCCAGAAG GCACCTGTATAAACAATACATCCGTGATGATGTTCAAGAAGGGCAGCTTTGAAATAGGAGGGACAATCTATCCTGTTGCAATCAAG TATGATCCTCAGTTTGGAGATGCGTTCTGgaacagcagcaaacacaacATTATCAGCTACCTGCTGCGAATAATGACCAGCTGGGCCATTGTTTGCCACGTGTGGTACATGCCACCAATGGTTAGAAAG GATGGAGAAGACGCTGTTCAGTTTGCCAACCGAGTAAGGTCAGCCATTGCTCGCCAAGGGGGACTGACTGAACTTCCTTG ggatggaggtCTGAAACGAGCAAAAGTCAAAGATAGTTTCAaggaagaacaacagaaaaactacAGCAAGATGTTAGTGAGAAATGGATCACAAAG